TTCGGCCAATTCCACATGGAACTGGTCGGCAGACGGGGTTTCTCCGTTGATCTGGGTCCGGTGCCAGTAGTCCGAGAATTTCTCGGATGGGGTCCTGTTTTTGACGAAATTTTCCAGAATCGGCCGGACTTTGGAGGGGATTTCCTCCTGGGCGACGACTTTTTCCTGCAGACCGGCGAGGTGATCGCCGCGGTGGGAGCCGCCGACATAAAAGGCGTATTTTCCAGGCGCGCGCCCGACGAAAGAAAAGTCGGCATTGTAGGGCCGGGAACAGCCGTTCGGGCAGCCGCTCATGCGGAACAGGATAGGCTCCTGTTGCAGGCCCAATTCCCGGAGGATTTTGTCGATGCCGTCCATGATTTGGGGGAACACGCGTTCGCTTTCGGCGAGCGCGAGGCCGCAGGTGGGTAGCGCCACGCAGGCGTGCGACATCAGCAGGGCCTTGCTCATGGATTCGATCTCGGGAACATGAAATTCCCGGAGAATGGCGTCGATTCCGGCCTTGTCCTTCGCTTCAAGGTCGCAGAGGTAAAGATTGCAGTTTGGCGTGATGTGAAGGCGCGGCTTGAATGTTTCGCAGATTTTGCGAAGGGCCTTGCGGATGCCGTTTTCCGGCGTGTCCTTGATGCGGCCTTCGGCTATCCAGATGCCGCGAAACCATTTTCCGTCGCCCTGTTCGCGCCAGCCTAACAAGTCTTCGACGCTGTCAAAATGTTCGATCCTGGGCTTTTCAACCGCCGCCTTCAGCCGCGATTCCACTTCCTTGCGGAACCACTCGATGCCCTTGCTGTTGACCAGGTATTTGAGGCGGGCTTGCTTCCGGTCGTCGCGGCGTCCGTGGTCGCGCTGGGTGGTGACCACGGCGGCGCATGCGTCGATGACATGCTCCCGCTTGACGTAAAAAAGCGGTTGGGCCAGGAAAGGCCGGGTCAGGGTCTGGCCGTGCGACATGCCGAAACCGCCGCCGACATACAACGTGTATCCTTCCACCTCGCCCTTGGGAAAATGGGGGATCAGCGCGATATCCTGGCTGAGGAAGTCAATGTCGTTGTAGGGCGGAATGGCAATGCCGATCTTGAATTTTCTCGGCAGGTAATGGCGGCCGTAGATCGGTTCCTCGACGTCTTCTTTCCCGTCCTCCAATTTTTTGCCATCCAGCCAGATTTCGCTGTAGGCGGTGCTTTTCGGAAAAAAGGCGCGCGAGATTTCCTCGGACAATTTTTGAGCATCGCGGAAGACCGGGTTGGAAAAGGGGATGGCCGTGGACATGGTGTTGCGCACGACGTCGCCGCAGGCGCCCCAGGTTGTGAGCCCGCTTTTGTTGATGCGTTGGATGACGGCTTTGAGGTTGCCGATCAGGATGCCGTAGAGCTGGATGCCCTGTCGGGTGGTGAGGCGCAGGGTGCCGTTGGCCAGTTCATCCGCCATGCGGTCATGCACCAGATATTGTTCGGAACTGAGTTCCCCGCCCGGAATTTTGCTGCGCACCATGAACTGCCAGGCTTTGTCCAAACCGGCCCTTTTGCGTTCCACGCGCAGGTCCCGGTCGTCTTCCTGATACGAGCCGTGAAGCTTGATGAGCTGGGCTTCCTCCTCTTCAAAATGAGTGACGCCGGATTGTAGGGTTTCGGCAAGCTTCCCCCGGAGGGAATGGCTTTGTTCCTTGATTTCTTCAACGCTTTTTGTGGCCATGTTTTTATTCAGTTAATGCCTGACTTGCCGACGCTAGATACACGGGGGATTCAATACCAGACAAAATCTATAGAGTTATTGTAGAATAAGATTTTTAGGATGCAAATAAATTAACGGTATAACGTGGCCTCCAACAGGCGCGCCGCTTCCAGATAGCCTTCATGCATGACACTCGCTCTGGAGGCGGCCATGAAAATGGCTTCCACGGCGCTTACGCGGGTGTCGGGGCCCAGCAACTGAGCCGCGGCAATGGCGACTGCGTGTTCCTTGCCCGTGGACGCTTTTTTGTGAAAATTTTTCCCGGTTTCCTCTCCGAGCACGCCATAGACGAGATCATAATAGGCGGGATCGACGGGTACCCGTGCCATTTCCAGCAGGGCAAAGCCGCGGTACACACTGGACACATGGGCCACATGAATGGACCTTTGGTTGGCATGGAGGTGGGCAATGTAATCGGCGAGCGATATGCCGCGATGCCGGGCGGCCTCGATGATTTCGTCAGCGACATAGACGGCCTTGCGGGTTTTTTTGATCATGGTGATGGGATAAAATCGGGTTCGTTTGACATCAAATTCGGCCAGCAAGGAGCGGGAGGAATAGTCCAGCATCGACTCGACGGGCATGGTTGGAAAAATAAGCAGTTTGCCGGGAAAACGACAGAGAGAAATTTATGAAAGTGGAGGCGGATCGGA
The nucleotide sequence above comes from Candidatus Methylacidiphilales bacterium. Encoded proteins:
- a CDS encoding NADPH-dependent assimilatory sulfite reductase hemoprotein subunit; amino-acid sequence: MATKSVEEIKEQSHSLRGKLAETLQSGVTHFEEEEAQLIKLHGSYQEDDRDLRVERKRAGLDKAWQFMVRSKIPGGELSSEQYLVHDRMADELANGTLRLTTRQGIQLYGILIGNLKAVIQRINKSGLTTWGACGDVVRNTMSTAIPFSNPVFRDAQKLSEEISRAFFPKSTAYSEIWLDGKKLEDGKEDVEEPIYGRHYLPRKFKIGIAIPPYNDIDFLSQDIALIPHFPKGEVEGYTLYVGGGFGMSHGQTLTRPFLAQPLFYVKREHVIDACAAVVTTQRDHGRRDDRKQARLKYLVNSKGIEWFRKEVESRLKAAVEKPRIEHFDSVEDLLGWREQGDGKWFRGIWIAEGRIKDTPENGIRKALRKICETFKPRLHITPNCNLYLCDLEAKDKAGIDAILREFHVPEIESMSKALLMSHACVALPTCGLALAESERVFPQIMDGIDKILRELGLQQEPILFRMSGCPNGCSRPYNADFSFVGRAPGKYAFYVGGSHRGDHLAGLQEKVVAQEEIPSKVRPILENFVKNRTPSEKFSDYWHRTQINGETPSADQFHVELAERAARLAGQKVEAQG